From a region of the Pan paniscus chromosome 19, NHGRI_mPanPan1-v2.0_pri, whole genome shotgun sequence genome:
- the PPP1R1B gene encoding protein phosphatase 1 regulatory subunit 1B isoform X2: MLFRLSEHSSPEEEASPHQRASGEGHHLKSKRPNPCAYTPPSLKAVQRIAESHLQSISNLNENQASEEEDELGELRELGYPREEDEEEEEDDEEEEEEDSQAEVLKVIRQSAGQKTTCGQGLEGPWERPPPLDESERDGGSEDQVEDPALSEPGEEPQRPSPSEPGT; this comes from the exons AGGAGGAAGCCTCCCCCCACCAG AGAGCCTCAGGAGAGGGGCACCATCTCAAGTCGAAGAGACCCAACCCCTGTGCCTACACACCACCTTCGCTGAAAG CTGTGCAGCGCATTGCTGAGTCTCACCTGCAGTCTATCAGCAATTTGAATGAGAACCAGGCCTCAGAGGAGGAGGATGAGCTGGGGGAGCTCCGGGAGCTGGGTTATCCAagagaggaagatgaggaggaagaggaggatgatgaagaagaggaagaagaggacagCCAGGCTGAAGTCCTGAAGGTCATCAGGCAGTCTG CTGGGCAAAAGACAACCTGTGGCCAGGGTCTGGAGGGGCCCTGGGAGCGCCCACCCCCTCTGGATGAGTCCGAGAGAGATGGAGGCTCTGAGGACCAAGTGGAAGACCCAGCACTAAGTG AGCCTGGGGAGGAACCGCAGCGCCCTTCCCCCTCTGAGCCTGGCACATAG